In Alteromonas sp. V450, the following proteins share a genomic window:
- a CDS encoding Ig-like domain-containing protein: MVTATATDAAGNTSAPVSDTVDAVAPVVSIDDVVTSDSTPALTGNVDDPTATVVVTINGQDYTATNNGDGTWTLADDTVDALPEDI, translated from the coding sequence GTGGTAACGGCGACCGCCACTGATGCTGCAGGCAACACCAGTGCCCCAGTATCTGATACGGTTGATGCGGTTGCCCCAGTGGTTTCTATTGACGATGTCGTTACCAGCGATAGCACGCCGGCGCTAACCGGTAATGTAGACGACCCCACGGCAACCGTGGTGGTGACTATCAACGGTCAAGACTATACCGCCACCAATAATGGCGACGGCACGTGGACACTGGCTGATGATACCGTGGATGCATTGCCGGAAGACATCTGA